From Medicago truncatula cultivar Jemalong A17 chromosome 7, MtrunA17r5.0-ANR, whole genome shotgun sequence, a single genomic window includes:
- the LOC25499951 gene encoding cell division cycle 20.1, cofactor of APC complex, translating to MNSRYPFLTNPSSSKDKWDRFIPNRSAMDFDYACYMVMEGTKVRKENPNRNSEYQKRLAEACNMNDRTRILAFKNKPPIPVELVPKELVFPSPPPRPQSKPSKPRRISKTCTRIVDAPDISGDFYTNLLDWGSDNVISIALQNTVYLWNASDCSASELVTVDEEHGPVTSVSWSPDGCHLAIGLNDSLVQFWDTTAERMVRTLRGGHRERVSALAWNGHTLTTGGMDGKIVNNDVRARSHIVETLKGHDRGVCGLKWSPSGQQLASGGNDDVAQIWDRSVASSNSPTRWLHRFEEHESAVKALAWCPFQGNLLASGGGALDRCIKLWNTQTGEKLNSVDTGSQVCALLWNKNEPELLSSHGFHENQLILWKYSSMVKMAELKGHTSRVLHMTQSPDGDMVATAAADETLRLWNVFGTRKRVEPFTSFNRIR from the exons ATGAATTCGAGATACCCTTTTCTTACAAACCCTAGTTCTTCGAAAGATAAG TGGGACAGGTTTATCCCAAATAGATCTGCAATGGATTTCGATTATGCATGCTACATGGTGATGGAGGGTACAAAGGTAAGAAAGGAGAATCCCAACAGAAATTCTGAATACCAGAAACGACTTGCGGAAGCCTGTAACATGAATGACAGAACCCGAATATTGGCCTTTAAGAACAAGCCTCCAATACCGGTGGAACTTGTCCCTAAGGAACTTGTTTTCCCTTCTCCTCCTCCTCGTCCTCAATCCAAACCCTCTAAGCCCAGACGCATTTCTAAG ACTTGTACTAGGATCGTGGATGCCCCTGATATCTCAGGAGACTTTTACACGAATTTGTTAGATTGGGGTAGTGATAATGTTATTAGCATCGCCCTCCAAAATACCGTTTATCTTTGGAATGCTTCAGATTGTTCTGCTTCAGAACTCGTCACCGTGGATGAGGAACATGGTCCTGTTACAAGCGTTAGCTGGTCCCCAGATGGATGTCATTTAGCCATTGGTTTGAACGATTCTCTTGTCCAGTTTTGGGATACCACTGCTGAAAGAATG GTAAGAACATTGAGGGGTGGACACAGAGAAAGAGTCAGTGCACTGGCTTGGAACGGTCATACTCTGACAACAGGAGGAATGGATGGTAAAATAGTAAACAATGACGTTAGAGCGAGATCACACATCGTTGAAACCCTCAAGGGACACGATAGAGGGGTTTGTGGGCTCAAATGGTCACCCTCTGGACAACAATTGGCAAGTGGTGGAAATGATGATGTTGCTCAGATATGGGATAGGTCAGTGGCTTCTTCAAATTCACCTACCCGTTGGCTTCACAGGTTCGAGGAACACGAATCTGCTGTGAAGGCACTGGCTTGGTGTCCTTTCCAGGGTAATCTATTGGCTTCTGGTGGAGGTGCACTTGATCGTTGCATTAAGCTGTGGAACACACAAACGGGTGAAAAATTAAACTCTGTTGACACGGGATCGCAAGTATGTGCTCTGCTGTGGAATAAAAATGAGCCTGAGCTTCTTAGCTCTCATGGTTTCCATGAGAACCAGCTTATCCTATGGAAGTATTCTTCAATGGTGAAGATGGCAGAGCTCAAGGGTCATACCTCGAGGGTGCTGCACATGACACAGAGTCCAGATGGAGATATGGTGGCAACTGCTGCCGCAGATGAAACACTAAGATTATGGAATGTCTTTGGAACACGAAAACGTGTTGAGCCCTTTACTAGTTTCAACCGTATCCGTTGA